One region of Drosophila kikkawai strain 14028-0561.14 chromosome 2R, DkikHiC1v2, whole genome shotgun sequence genomic DNA includes:
- the LOC108082625 gene encoding endoplasmic reticulum metallopeptidase 1 has protein sequence MEEKTDKEIALATVLIESLTVHKKPADRRRLSWYYAPSFLLLWLALFYAIVIPLYNKLPERVTISDESLRPGEFVAERAQSQLYVYDRIGPKVTGSYANEVTTVEFLVNETEKIRSQMRSDLYELEVDVQSPTGGYVFIDMVNMYQGIHNVIVKLSSKSSQSESNLLLNSHFDSKPSSPGSGDDGTMVVVMLEVLRQMAISETPFEHPLVFLFNGAEENPLQGSHGFITQHKWAKNCKAFINLEVGGSGGRDLLFQSGPNNPWLMKYYRQHAKHPFATTMAEEIFQSGILPSDSDFRIFRDFGNIPGLDIAQVSNGYVYHTVFDTFEAVPGRSIQNSGNNVLAMVRAYANASELYEAKGDDGHAVFFDFLGLFFVYYTETTGIILNCLIGVISLVLVGCSLWQMSRKSEKVTLSQISIWFLIILGLHVVGFLLCLGLPLLMAVMFDAGDRSMTYFTSNWLVFGLYICPAVIGLVLPLTLYYTLKPNDKLSHPYHLQLSLHAHLVVQALLALILTAMGLRSQYLCLISMIFYAGALLINLVSTLHDRGYYWALIVMCLQVLPFCYFCYLFYMFLTIFFPVLGRNGYNTNPDLIIGLLCAICTFFALGFAAQFINMFRWSKLILLGLGVVTFIFCMIAVSEVGFPYRPKTNVMRASVLHTRRIFHEFDGSVSHSDSGYYFDYQDRRAFNPLQDTSLDLTGLQPVKNDCDNYVMCGIPCFYYSWCRWRQWAGWLPRESEVEIPGELTLEFLGKTILESGTTARYHFQQSGPPHMNVFIQPVGEAVVEDWSFVRDMLDDPEEFQPPYQIFFSYGTDDTPLTFHIDMFRADGKFDEPTLELASVGHYVSYEFPRDAEARKFVADFPNYVHVMEWPSIFKRYIF, from the exons ATGGAGGAGAAGACTGATAAA GAGATCGCCCTCGCCACCGTGCTCATCGAGTCCTTGACGGTGCACAAGAAGCCAGCCGACAGGCGAAGACTGTCCTGGTATTATGCCCCCTCCTTCCTGCTTCTCTGGCTGGCGCTGTTCTACGCCATAGTGATCCCGCTTTATAACAAGCTCCCGGAAAGGGTGACCATCTCAGACGAGTCCCTGCGGCCCGGGGAATTTGTGGCGGAACGGGCTCAGAGTCAGCTCTATGTTTACGATAGGATAGGACCCAAAGTCACAGGAAGTTATGCGAATGAAGTGACTACGGTTGAGTTTCTTGTGAATGAAACGGAGAAAATCCGCTCCCAGATGCGCAGTGATCTCTACGAACTTGAGGTGGATGTCCAGTCACCTACTGGTGGCTACGTGTTCATCGACATGGTCAATATGTATCAGGGAATTCACAATGTGATTGTAAAGTTGAGTTCAAAAAGTTCTCAGAGCGAGTCCAACCTGCTGCTTAACAGCCATTTTGACTCCAAGCCAAGCAGTCCAG GTTCGGGTGATGATGGTACCATGGTTGTGGTCATGCTAGAGGTCCTTCGTCAAATGGCCATATCGGAGACACCTTTTGAGCATCCCCTTGTCTTTCTGTTCAACGGAGCCGAGGAGAATCCCCTTCAGGGGTCCCATGGTTTTATTACGCAACACAAGTGGGCAAAGAACTGCAA agCCTTTATCAACCTAGAAGTGGGCGGAAGTGGGGGACGGGACCTATTGTTCCAGAGCGGCCCGAATAATCCCTGGCTGATGAAG TATTATAGGCAACATGCGAAGCACCCGTTTGCCACCACCATGGCCGAGGAGATCTTTCAGAGCGGAATTTTACCGTCTGACTCAGACTTTCGAATTTTCCGGGACTTTGGGAATATACCCG GGCTGGACATTGCCCAGGTTAGCAACGGATATGTGTACCACACGGTATTTGATACCTTCGAGGCAGTGCCTGGCCGATCCATACAGAACTCTGGAAACAATGTCCTTGCAATGGTTCGGGCCTATGCGAATGCTTCTGAATTATACGAAGCCAAG GGTGATGATGGCCATGCTGTCTTTTTTGACTTCCTCGGCCTTTTCTTTGTGTATTATACAGAGACCACGGGAATTATCCTGAACTGCCTCATTGGAGTAATCAGCCTTGTTTTGGTGGGCTGTTCCCTGTGGCAAATGTCTCGGAAGTCGGAGAAGGTTACGTTATCTCAGATCTCTATTTGGTTCCTCATTATCCTGGGTCTTCATGTGGTTGGTTTTTTGCTGTGCTTGGGCCTGCCTCTGCTCATGGCTGTGATGTTTGATGCGGGAGATCGGTCGATGACCTACTTCACCAGCAACTGGTTGGTGTTTGGACTCTACATATGCCCCGCCGTCATCGGTCTTGTACTTCCCTTGACCCTTTACTACACCCTGAAGCCCAAT gACAAGCTGAGTCATCCTTATCACCTCCAGCTGAGCTTGCACGCCCATTTGGTGGTGCAGGCCCTGCTAGCTCTCATCCTGACCGCCATGGGTCTGCGTTCGCAGTACCTGTGCCTCATTTCCATGATCTTCTATGCAGGCGCTCTCCTGATTAACTTAGTGAGCACGTTGCACGATCGTG GCTACTATTGGGCTCTGATAGTGATGTGCCTCCAAGTGCTTCCGTTTTGCTATTTCTGCTACCTATTCTACATGTTCCTTACGATATTCTTTCCGGTCCTGGGCAGGAATGGTTACAATACAAATCCAGATCTTATTATTGGCCTATTATGTGCTATTTGCACCTTTTTTGCCCTTGGGTTTGCA GCTCAGTTCATCAACATGTTCCGCTGGTCGAAGCTTATACTCCTCGGATTGGGAGTCGTCACCTTTATCTTCTGCATGATCGCCGTCTCGGAGGTGGGCTTCCCTTATCGGCCAAAGACCAATGTGATGCGGGCCAGCGTCTTG CACACTCGTCGTATTTTTCACGAGTTCGATGGCTCTGTGAGTCACAGTGATTCCGGCTACTACTTCGACTACCAGGATAGAAGAGCTTTCAATCCCCTCCAGGACACCAGTCTTGACCTGACTGGACTCCAGCCTGTGAAGAACGACTGCGACAATTACGTGATGTGCGGAATTCCCTGCTTCTACTACAGCTGGTGCCGATGGCGTCAGTGGGCTGGCTGGCTTCCTCGCGAATCCGAGGTGGAGATTCCTGGAGAGCTGACTCTTGAGTTTTTGGGAAAGACCATCCTAGAGTCAGGAACAACAGCTCGATATCATTTCCAGCAGTCTGGACCGCCGCACATGAATGTGTTTATTCAGCCAGTGGGCGAGGCTGTGGTGGAGGATTGGTCCTTCGTGAGGGACATGCTGGACGATCCGGAAGAGTTCCAGCCGCCTTACCAGATCTTCTTTTCCTACGGAACTGATGACACTCCTTTAACTTTCCACATCGATATGTTT AGAGCCGATGGAAAGTTCGATGAGCCCACCTTGGAGCTAGCTTCTGTGGGTCACTACGTTAGCTACGAGTTTCCCAGGGATGCGGAAGCCCGCAAGTTTGTGGCTGACTTTCCGAACTACGTGCATGTCATGGAATGGCCCTCGATATTTAAgcgttatatattttaa
- the LOC108082433 gene encoding endoplasmic reticulum metallopeptidase 1: protein MNFSHCKIQEGYSDTVLFNVLAKKKEMRRRLPWFYAPAFLLLCVVLFFAVVLPLFYKLPDQVTLADEPLKPGEFVAERAQKVLKEFDRIGPKVVGSTANEVTTVAFLLGEVEKIRGEMRSDLFDLEVDVQQPSGSYVVGTMTSIYQGIQNVVVKLASRSSNSSSYMLVNSHFDSKPGSPGAGDDGTMVVVMLEVLRVMAISATVFTHPVVFLFNGAEENPLQASHGFITQHKWAANCKAVINLEVGGSGGRDILFQSGPNNPWLVKYYKKHSKHPFASTLAEEIFQFGILPSDTDFRIFRDYGNIPGLDIAQFSNGYVYHTAFDSFNVVPGRSVQNTGENVLSLVKAFSNAPELGNSEADTEGHAVFFDFLGLFFVTYTEKTGIILNYCLAGLSLLLVGFSIWRMSSQSEVSIGKTLIWFAILLGLHLIGCLLCIGLPLLMSVLYDAGDQTMTYYSSNWLVIGLYICPAIIGLVLPSTLLYSFKTNEKLSHSYQIYMGLHAHCVILAILSLILTGIGLRIPYMCMISLFLYVASLLINLISTLHDRGYYWVVTVEIIQLFQFVYFCYLFYIFLVIFFPAMGRNRDSSNPDMLIALICAMGTFFALGFVVPLINMFRWSTVLLIGLGVVTFIFCMISLSEVGFPYRPKTSVMRVNFLQTRRIFYEFDGSTSIDDSGYYFDLQDRHALRPLKDYPVNLAGLSKINPPCTDYVMCGMPCFWSSWCRSLSSAAWLPREQPVDIPGSLNLTLLRTSVLESGRVKRFELELAGPPHMGLYIRPLEGAAVEDWSFIRNMLDRPDKYSAPYQIYFSYGLDKSPFTFHIDFTKSNGNFNEAIFELGVVGHYVNQDFKRDETTVQFIRSLPDFVHTMEWPSLFVRFIF, encoded by the exons ATGAATTTTAGTCACTGTAAAATCCAGGAGGGCTACTCGGACACCGTTCTCTTCAATGTCTTGGCAAAGAAGAAGGAGATGAGAAGGCGTCTGCCCTGGTTCTATGCACCCGCCTTCCTGCTCCTCTGCGTGGTGCTATTCTTCGCGGTGGTTCTGCCGCTCTTCTACAAACTACCCGATCAAGTAACCCTTGCCGACGAGCCACTGAAACCCGGCGAATTCGTGGCGGAGAGAGCGCAGAAAGTACTCAAAGAATTCGATCGTATCGGGCCGAAGGTGGTGGGGAGCACCGCCAACGAGGTGACCACGGTTGCATTTCTCTTAGGCGAGGTGGAAAAGATACGAGGTGAAATGCGCAGCGATCTCTTTGACTTGGAGGTGGATGTCCAGCAGCCAAGCGGCTCTTATGTGGTGGGAACCATGACCAGCATTTACCAGGGCATTCAGAATGTGGTTGTCAAGCTGGCCAGTAGGAGTTCCAACAGCTCATCCTACATGCTGGTCAATAGTCACTTTGACTCAAAGCCAGGCAGTCC AGGTGCTGGCGATGATGGCACCATGGTGGTGGTTATGCTAGAGGTTCTGCGTGTAATGGCCATTTCTGCAACGGTCTTTACGCATCCCGTAGTATTTCTGTTTAATGGAGCAGAGGAGAATCCTCTGCAGGCCTCCCATGGCTTTATTACTCAGCATAAATGGGCAGCCAACTGCAA GGCAGTCATCAACCTGGAAGTGGGAGGCAGTGGAGGACGGGACATACTCTTTCAAAGCGGTCCAAATAATCCCTGGCTAGTAAAG TACTATAAAAAACACTCAAAGCATCCGTTTGCCTCAACTTTGGCGGAGGAAATCTTTCAATTTGGCATACTGCCCTCTGACACGGATTTTCGCATTTTTAGAGACTACGGAAATATTCCTG GTCTTGATATTGCACAATTTAGCAATGGCTACGTTTACCACACAGCCTTTGATTCATTCAATGTGGTACCAGGACGCTCTGTTCAGAATACAGGAGAAAATGTTCTCTCACTCGTCAAAGCCTTTTCCAATGCCCCTGAACTGGGTAATTCTGAG GCAGACACCGAAGGACATGCCGTATTCTTCGACTTTTTAGGTCTGTTCTTTGTGACTTATACGGAAAAAACTGGCATCATCTTGAACTACTGCCTGGCTGGGCTCAGTCTTCTGTTAGTTGGTTTTTCCATTTGGCGAATGTCCAGTCAGTCAGAGGTTTCTATAGGAAAGACATTAATATGGTTTGCCATCCTCCTGGGGCTTCATTTGATTGGATGTCTTCTGTGTATTGGCCTGCCTTTGCTGATGAGTGTTTTATATGATGCTGGAGATCAAACCATGACCTATTACAGCAGCAACTGGTTGGTGATAGGTCTATACATCTGCCCGGCTATCATAGGTCTTGTGTTGCCTTCGACATTGTTGTATTCATTCAAGACAAAT gAAAAGTTGAGCCATTCGTATCAGATTTACATGGGTTTGCATGCCCACTGCGTTATCCTGGCAATTCTTTCTCTGATCTTGACAGGGATAGGACTGCGTATACCCTATATGTGCATGATATCCTTGTTTTTATATGTGGCTTCTTTGTTGATTAATCTTATAAGTACTTTACATGATAGAG GTTACTATTGGGTTGTGACAGTGGAGATAATCCAGCTCTTTCAGTTTGTGTATTTTTGCTATTTGTTTTACATATTCCTGGTGATATTCTTCCCTGCTATGGGAAGAAATAGGGACTCATCCAATCCAGATATGCTAATAGCCCTGATATGTGCCATGGGAACATTCTTTGCCCTAGGTTTTGTG GTTCCTCTGATAAACATGTTCCGCTGGTCCACAGTTTTATTGATTGGTCTCGGCGTGGTGACCTTCATCTTTTGCATGATCTCCCTATCGGAAGTGGGATTTCCCTATCGTCCAAAGACAAGTGTGATGCGGGTGAACTTTCTG CAAACTCGTCGCATCTTCTACGAATTCGATGGCTCTACTAGTATCGATGATTCCGGTTACTACTTTGACTTACAGGACAGGCATGCCCTACGACCGCTTAAGGATTACCCCGTAAACCTCGCCGGACTCAGTAAAATAAATCCCCCATGTACTGACTACGTGATGTGTGGCATGCCTTGTTTCTGGAGCAGCTGGTGTAGGTCACTCTCCAGCGCAGCTTGGTTGCCGCGTGAGCAGCCAGTGGATATACCGGGCTCATTGAACCTAACCCTTTTGCGTACAAGTGTACTGGAGTCGGGAAGGGTCAAGAGATTTGAGTTAGAACTCGCTGGACCACCACACATGGGCTTGTATATAAGACCCTTGGAGGGAGCTGCTGTGGAGGACTGGTCCTTTATAAGGAACATGCTGGACAGGCCGGATAAGTACTCGGCGCCCTACCAGATATACTTTTCCTACGGCTTGGATAAGTCACCATTTACATTTCACATAGATTTTACA aaATCCAATGGAAACTTCAATGAAGCTATCTTCGAGCTTGGGGTTGTGGGACACTATGTTAACCAGGATTTCAAGCGTGATGAGACCACCGTGCAGTTTATTAGAAGCCTGCCAGACTTTGTTCACACCATGGAATGGCCCTCTCTTTTTGTGCGATTTATCTTCTAG
- the LOC108082430 gene encoding endoplasmic reticulum metallopeptidase 1, translating to MKSDDANGSAKSQSDMALINVLSQRKHPRLRLPWYYAPSFLLLWVALFYAVVYPLYHRLPDSVLIADEARKPGEFVAERAQRLLYKYDRIGPKVVGSVANEVTTVAFLVEEVENIRAAMRSDLYELEINVQQPSGAYMHWQMVNMYQGVQNVVVKISNKSSNSSAYLLVNSHFDSKPTSPGSGDDGSMVVVMLEVLRQIAISDTAFEHPIVFLFNGAEENPLEASHGFITAHEWAKNCKALVNLEVAGSGGRDLLFQSGPNNPWLIKYYNQNAKHPFATTMAEEIFQSGILPSDTDFRIFRDYGQLPGLDMAQISNGYVYHTIFDNVQNVPIASLQNTGDNALSLVRAFANASEMYNPEDHSEGHAVFFDFLGLFFVYYTETTGIILNCCIAVISLILVGCSLLRMARESEASLCQVSIWFSIILGLHVVGMILSLGLPLLMAVLYDAGNCSMTYFSNHWLVIGLFIIPAIIGQILPLTLYYTLKPNDKISHPNHLHMSLHAHCVLLAIIAIILTSVSLRTPYLCMMSLLFYSAALLINLLSTLHDRCYFWVLMVQVLQLMPFLYFSYLFYTFLLVFFPMLGRFGHGTNPDLFIALICALGCFFALGFMAPLINMFRWPKLALLGLGVVTFIFCMIAVSDVGFPYRAKTSVMRIHFLHVRRIFYEYDGSVSLSDSGYYFDFQDRRLYYPLEDTSLNLTGLVSTSSDCDKYLMCGVPCFNHRWCKTRSSSHWLPREQEVAIPGATSLKLLSKTLLDTAKLARFEFEISGPPHMSLYIQPLEGVEVDDWSFIRNMLDEPETYSAPYQIFFAYGKDNSPLKFHIDFRKSSGDFNTATFQLGFAASFVSYDYERDAAGLKFISEFPDFAHVMEWPTLYERYIF from the exons ATGAAATCGGATGACGCGAAT GGTTCTGCCAAAAGTCAGTCGGACATGGCTCTTATCAATGTCCTGTCGCAAAGAAAACACCCGAGGCTACGACTACCCTGGTACTACGCTCCATCCTTTCTACTCCTGTGGGTGGCCCTGTTCTATGCGGTTGTGTATCCTCTTTATCATCGTCTGCCGGATAGTGTCCTGATTGCAGATGAGGCTCGCAAGCCGGGCGAATTTGTGGCCGAGAGGGCACAAAGACTGCTCTACAAGTACGATCGGATAGGACCCAAAGTGGTGGGCAGTGTAGCCAATGAGGTGACAACGGTGGCCTTTCTTGTCGAGGAAGTGGAAAACATTCGGGCAGCTATGCGCAGCGATCTCTACGAGCTGGAAATAAATGTGCAACAGCCTTCGGGTGCTTATATGCATTGGCAAATGGTGAACATGTACCAGGGTGTACAGAATGTAGTTGTGAAAATCAGCAACAAGAGCTCTAATAGTTCTGCCTATCTCCTGGTGAACAGTCACTTTGATTCCAAGCCCACCAGTCCAG GATCCGGCGATGACGGCTCTATGGTGGTGGTTATGCTGGAGGTCCTGCGGCAAATTGCCATCTCGGACACAGCCTTTGAGCATCCCATAGTCTTTCTGTTCAATGGAGCTGAGGAGAATCCTCTAGAGGCCTCTCATGGCTTTATCACAGCCCACGAATGGGCCAAGAATTGCAA AGCTCTCGTAAACTTAGAGGTGGCTGGCAGTGGTGGACGCGATCTGCTTTTCCAGAGCGGACCAAATAATCCCTGGCTTATAAAG TACTACAATCAAAATGCCAAGCATCCGTTTGCCACCACAATGGCCGAGGAGATATTCCAGTCTGGCATTCTGCCTTCAGATACGGACTTTCGTATCTTTCGGGACTATGGACAGCTGCCGG GTCTTGATATGGCTCAAATCAGCAATGGCTATGTCTACCACACCATTTTTGATAATGTTCAGAATGTGCCCATAGCCTCTCTTCAAAACACGGGCGACAATGCTTTATCTCTGGTGCGGGCCTTTGCCAATGCCAGTGAAATGTATAATCCAGAG GATCACAGCGAAGGACATGCAGTGTTCTTTGATTTTCTGGGCCTTTTCTTTGTGTATTATACCGAGACCACTGGCATTATCCTGAACTGTTGCATTGCTGTAATCAGCTTGATTCTGGTGGGCTGCTCTCTGCTGAGAATGGCCCGCGAATCGGAGGCATCACTGTGCCAAGTCTCGATATGGTTCTCCATTATCCTGGGACTTCATGTTGTGGGAATGATTCTCAGTCTGGGACTGCCACTGCTGATGGCCGTTCTCTATGATGCTGGCAATTGTTCCATGACTTATTTTAGCAATCACTGGCTGGTGATTGGCCTCTTTATCATTCCCGCGATTATAGGCCAGATCCTGCCATTGACTCTGTACTATACACTGAAGCCCAAT GACAAGATCAGTCACCCTAACCATCTCCATATGAGTCTCCATGCTCACTGCGTGCTGCTGGCCATAATTGCTATTATCCTGACATCTGTAAGCCTAAGGACTCCCTATCTGTGCATGATGTCCTTGCTGTTTTACTCGGCAGCTTTGCTAATTAATCTACTGAGTACGCTTCACGATCGCT GCTACTTTTGGGTGCTGATGGTGCAGGTCCTCCAACTGATGCCCTTCCTTTACTTTAGTTACCTGTTCTATACCTTCCTTTTGGTATTCTTTCCCATGCTGGGACGCTTTGGCCATGGCACTAATCCAGATCTTTTCATTGCCCTGATATGCGCCTTGGGTTGCTTCTTTGCCCTGGGTTTTATG GCTCCCCTGATAAACATGTTCCGCTGGCCCAAGTTGGCTTTGCTTGGTTTGGGTGTTGTTACCTTTATTTTCTGCATGATTGCCGTCTCCGATGTGGGTTTTCCGTATCGCGCCAAGACCAGCGTGATGAGGATTCACTTTCTG CATGTCCGTCGCATCTTCTATGAGTACGATGGCTCCGTGAGCCTGAGCGATTCGGGTTACTACTTTGATTTCCAGGATCGCCGGCTGTACTATCCCCTGGAGGACACCAGCTTAAATCTGACTGGCCTGGTCAGCACTTCATCTGACTGCGACAAGTATTTGATGTGTGGAGTTCCCTGCTTTAATCACCGTTGGTGTAAGACCCGAAGCTCAAGTCACTGGCTGCCGCGTGAGCAGGAGGTGGCCATACCGGGAGCCACATCCCTGAAGCTACTCAGCAAGACCCTGTTGGACACAGCCAAGTTGGCACGTTTTGAATTCGAGATCTCTGGGCCACCGCACATGAGCCTGTACATACAGCCCTTGGAGGGAGTTGAGGTGGATGACTGGTCCTTCATAAGGAATATGCTGGATGAGCCCGAGACGTACTCGGCTCCCTATCAGATATTCTTTGCCTATGGAAAGGATAACTCGCCCTTGAAGTTTCACATAGATTTTAGG AAATCCTCTGGAGACTTCAACACCGCCACCTTCCAGCTGGGCTTCGCTGCCAGCTTTGTCAGCTACGACTACGAAAGGGATGCAGCTGGTCTGAAGTTTATATCCGAGTTTCCCGACTTTGCTCATGTCATGGAATGGCCTACGTTATATGAacgttatatattttaa